From Methylocystis sp. ATCC 49242, one genomic window encodes:
- a CDS encoding IS110 family transposase, producing the protein MEFNSYIGLDVHKETIAVAIADAGRNGEVRFFGEIANNPDAVANLLKKLGGRRSKLHFVYEAGPCGYGLYRQILAAGHACDVISPAHTPKRAGDHVKTDRRDAAMLARLSRAGELTSVWVPDETHEAMRDLIRAREVTTKDVRQARQRIQGFLLRYGRRYVGAVWKKRHRVWLANQSFDHPAQQIAFQTYLNAMDQAIARKDLVEAQIEALVPEWSLGPVVEALQALRGVALVVAAGVVAEIGDMRRFDNPRQLMAFVGLVPGEHSSGNRRKLTGITKAGSVVARRLIVESAWAYRMPAKIGQAMLLRQQSIAVPIREIAWKAQIRLCGRYRRMLARGKKAPIVITAIARELLGFIWAIARQVEPKTIAA; encoded by the coding sequence ATGGAGTTTAACAGCTACATCGGGCTCGATGTCCATAAGGAAACGATTGCCGTAGCCATCGCAGACGCAGGCCGAAATGGCGAAGTCAGATTCTTCGGAGAAATTGCCAACAACCCGGACGCGGTGGCGAACTTGCTGAAGAAACTTGGTGGCCGGCGCAGCAAGTTACACTTCGTCTATGAGGCCGGACCGTGCGGCTATGGTCTCTACCGCCAGATCCTCGCCGCCGGTCATGCCTGCGATGTCATCTCACCGGCCCACACACCGAAGCGCGCCGGCGATCACGTTAAAACCGATCGACGCGACGCGGCCATGTTGGCGCGCCTGTCCCGCGCCGGCGAACTCACATCGGTCTGGGTTCCGGACGAGACACACGAAGCGATGCGGGATCTCATTCGAGCTCGCGAGGTCACGACGAAGGATGTGCGTCAGGCGCGTCAGCGCATCCAGGGTTTTCTCCTCCGTTACGGTCGCCGCTATGTCGGCGCCGTATGGAAAAAGCGGCATAGAGTCTGGCTCGCCAATCAGAGCTTCGATCACCCTGCACAGCAGATCGCCTTTCAAACCTATCTGAACGCCATGGATCAGGCGATCGCCCGCAAGGATCTCGTCGAAGCGCAGATCGAAGCTCTCGTGCCGGAATGGTCCCTCGGTCCGGTCGTCGAGGCTCTCCAGGCGTTGCGCGGCGTCGCGCTCGTGGTCGCCGCCGGCGTGGTGGCCGAAATCGGCGACATGCGGCGCTTCGACAATCCCCGTCAGCTCATGGCGTTCGTCGGCCTCGTCCCCGGAGAGCATTCGAGTGGAAACAGACGCAAATTGACCGGCATCACCAAAGCAGGCAGCGTCGTCGCGCGGCGACTGATCGTAGAATCCGCCTGGGCCTATCGCATGCCGGCGAAGATCGGTCAGGCGATGCTGCTGCGGCAGCAATCGATCGCCGTCCCGATCCGTGAAATCGCATGGAAGGCGCAGATCCGACTGTGTGGCCGATATCGGCGCATGCTGGCGCGCGGCAAAAAGGCGCCGATCGTCATCACCGCAATCGCTCGGGAACTCCTCGGCTTCATTTGGGCAATCGCGCGGCAGGTCGAACCAAAGACGATCGCCGCGTAA
- a CDS encoding biotin-dependent carboxyltransferase family protein, giving the protein MTARLLVRAAGPGVTVQDAGRFGHSRFGVTPAGPMDKAAFLAATRAVDAVAAIEVSLGGATFEAGGATLMVALAGGAFDIRLDGEKLPVACVTPLPPGSRLSVRAGASGAWCYLAVGARFELARALGSLATHARSGIGPKPLTAGDALPLSHIADPPCEVRALHAPALARGDAPIRVMLGPQDDYFSPEAIETFLSAEWRVGARSDRMAYALEGPRLAHSRGHDIVSDGAAMGAVQIPGSGAPFVLMADRQPTGGYPKIACVIGADLGRLAQLRPGERLRFRAVSWEEAVAARRALETATAAEADLPPLAAGLSSEALLATNLVSGVVSARD; this is encoded by the coding sequence GTGACCGCGCGGCTTCTCGTCCGCGCCGCCGGCCCCGGCGTCACCGTGCAGGACGCCGGACGCTTCGGCCATTCGCGCTTCGGCGTCACGCCCGCGGGGCCGATGGACAAGGCCGCCTTTCTCGCCGCGACGCGGGCCGTCGACGCAGTGGCGGCGATAGAGGTTTCGCTCGGCGGCGCGACCTTCGAGGCCGGGGGCGCGACGCTGATGGTCGCGCTCGCGGGGGGCGCATTCGATATTCGGCTCGACGGTGAGAAACTGCCCGTCGCCTGCGTAACGCCGCTGCCGCCGGGTTCGCGCCTGTCGGTGCGGGCGGGCGCCTCGGGCGCCTGGTGCTATCTCGCGGTCGGCGCGCGTTTCGAGCTCGCTCGCGCGCTGGGATCGCTCGCGACCCACGCCCGCTCCGGGATCGGCCCGAAGCCGCTCACGGCTGGCGACGCCCTGCCACTCTCGCATATCGCCGATCCCCCTTGCGAAGTTCGCGCGCTTCATGCGCCCGCGCTGGCGCGCGGCGACGCGCCGATCCGCGTCATGCTCGGCCCGCAGGACGACTATTTTTCTCCCGAGGCGATCGAGACCTTCCTCTCGGCGGAATGGCGCGTCGGCGCGCGCAGCGACCGCATGGCCTATGCGCTGGAAGGCCCGCGGCTCGCCCATTCGCGCGGCCACGACATCGTCTCGGACGGAGCGGCGATGGGGGCGGTGCAGATTCCGGGCTCCGGCGCGCCCTTCGTGCTGATGGCCGACCGCCAGCCCACGGGCGGCTATCCGAAGATCGCCTGCGTGATCGGCGCCGATCTCGGCCGGCTGGCGCAACTGCGGCCGGGGGAGCGCCTGCGCTTCAGGGCGGTGAGCTGGGAGGAGGCCGTCGCGGCGCGGCGGGCCCTTGAAACGGCGACGGCGGCGGAGGCGGATCTTCCGCCTCTCGCCGCCGGGCTTTCTTCCGAGGCGCTGCTGGCGACGAACCTCGTCAGCGGCGTCGTCAGCGCGCGGGACTGA
- a CDS encoding peptidoglycan-binding protein yields the protein MADPIIKLGSKGDAVKKAQRALIERYYLDPGMDDGVFGPVTLSKVLRYQLDRSATEFFAFSFPLKVDGIIGPATWFRLAPAEVKKGSKGAGVRLLQGILKSFAVPEYDPGAVDGDFGPTTETAVKAFQADFFDFDGNPLKVDGIVGAKTWAALWS from the coding sequence ATGGCTGATCCCATTATCAAATTGGGCTCGAAAGGCGACGCTGTTAAGAAAGCGCAGAGAGCTCTCATTGAGAGATATTATCTCGATCCGGGAATGGACGACGGCGTATTCGGTCCCGTCACATTGTCGAAAGTCTTGCGGTATCAACTCGATCGTTCGGCGACGGAGTTCTTCGCCTTTTCCTTCCCCCTGAAGGTCGACGGCATTATTGGGCCGGCGACATGGTTCAGGCTCGCTCCCGCGGAAGTGAAAAAGGGGTCGAAGGGCGCCGGCGTGCGACTGCTTCAGGGGATCCTCAAGAGCTTCGCCGTTCCCGAATATGACCCCGGCGCGGTCGACGGCGATTTCGGCCCGACGACCGAAACCGCGGTGAAAGCGTTCCAGGCCGACTTCTTCGATTTCGACGGCAATCCGCTGAAGGTCGACGGAATCGTCGGCGCAAAGACCTGGGCCGCGCTCTGGAGCTGA
- a CDS encoding class I SAM-dependent methyltransferase — protein sequence MSLDVVELRAFYETALGEVARRLVSRLLRARWEDHAGLRVLGMGYATPYLGEFREKAQRVLAFMPATQGVVHWPLDGRSATALVEASMTPLPDASIDRILLVHSLEVEEHPQDLLEEVWRILAPGGRVVIVAPSRTGLWARVDTTPFGHGHPYSRGQLQSLLQGAQFLPVFWGEALYVPPFQRASLLRSAPAFERIAGRFSLPGGGVHLVEAMKQLYRPVLRRAVRRVALPVEPELEPVLEPEGAEPA from the coding sequence ATGTCGCTCGATGTCGTGGAACTTAGGGCTTTTTACGAGACCGCCCTGGGCGAGGTCGCGCGGCGCCTCGTGTCGCGCCTGCTGCGCGCGCGCTGGGAGGATCACGCCGGACTGCGCGTCCTGGGGATGGGCTACGCAACGCCTTATCTCGGCGAATTCCGCGAGAAGGCGCAGCGCGTTCTGGCCTTCATGCCGGCGACGCAGGGCGTGGTGCACTGGCCGCTCGACGGCCGCTCCGCCACCGCGCTGGTCGAAGCCTCGATGACGCCGCTGCCCGACGCGAGCATCGACCGAATCCTCCTTGTTCACTCGCTGGAGGTGGAGGAACATCCGCAGGATCTGCTCGAGGAGGTCTGGCGCATTCTGGCGCCGGGCGGCCGCGTGGTCATCGTCGCGCCGAGCCGAACGGGGCTCTGGGCGCGGGTCGACACGACTCCCTTCGGCCACGGCCATCCCTATTCCCGCGGCCAGCTGCAGAGCCTGCTGCAGGGGGCGCAGTTCCTACCCGTCTTCTGGGGCGAGGCGCTTTACGTTCCGCCCTTCCAGCGCGCGTCGCTGTTGCGCTCGGCTCCAGCCTTCGAGCGCATCGCCGGACGTTTCTCGCTGCCGGGCGGCGGCGTGCATCTGGTGGAGGCCATGAAGCAGCTCTACCGCCCGGTGCTGCGCCGCGCCGTGCGCCGTGTAGCGCTGCCGGTGGAGCCGGAGCTGGAGCCCGTCCTCGAACCCGAGGGCGCCGAGCCGGCGTAA
- a CDS encoding DUF4239 domain-containing protein, protein MALLFSVAFLAPSWLGILVLRPYARRWIHARRSANDMIGFALASYATLYGILLGLLAVEAYQDFASVQDTVSKQALTLATLYQDLDGLPQPLRGQLQFRLRDYAREAVETHWAAGSASRPSIGASPRLRSLLDQLLTFQPKTKGEELVQAEGLRRVNTLIEQRRTLLASAGGSIPGALWWVVGRGALLFLLLMCLFDMELHAHFVLNGALALFLAAVVFIIATLDDPFGRGVTVTSEPIQSVLDQLMRQEG, encoded by the coding sequence ATGGCTCTGCTTTTCAGCGTCGCCTTCCTCGCCCCCTCGTGGCTCGGCATACTCGTCCTTCGTCCCTACGCCCGGCGGTGGATCCACGCCCGCCGCAGCGCCAATGACATGATCGGCTTTGCGCTCGCCAGCTATGCGACGCTTTACGGCATTCTGCTCGGCCTCCTCGCGGTGGAAGCCTATCAGGACTTCGCCTCCGTGCAGGATACGGTTTCAAAACAGGCTTTGACGCTCGCGACGCTCTATCAGGATCTCGACGGGCTCCCGCAACCGTTGCGCGGACAGCTGCAGTTCCGACTGCGCGATTACGCGCGGGAAGCGGTCGAAACGCACTGGGCGGCGGGTTCCGCCTCCAGGCCCTCGATCGGCGCTTCGCCGCGCCTTCGAAGCCTTCTGGACCAGCTCCTGACGTTTCAGCCGAAGACCAAGGGCGAGGAGCTCGTGCAGGCGGAAGGCCTGCGACGGGTCAACACACTTATCGAGCAACGCCGCACGCTTCTGGCGAGCGCGGGCGGCAGCATACCGGGAGCCCTGTGGTGGGTGGTCGGCCGCGGCGCGCTGCTGTTTCTGCTGCTCATGTGCCTGTTCGACATGGAGCTGCATGCACATTTCGTCCTCAACGGCGCGCTTGCGCTCTTCCTCGCCGCGGTGGTTTTCATCATTGCGACGCTGGACGATCCCTTCGGCCGCGGCGTGACCGTCACGTCCGAGCCGATCCAGTCCGTCCTCGACCAATTGATGAGGCAGGAGGGCTGA
- a CDS encoding phage tail length tape measure family protein yields MTDIKETIELSLKATGFDKGAADVKALGASEKDAATQAELLARAQTTVEKSLTRVQSRMVAYTASLDPAEKALKKLEQGEAIVAAARSRGLTVTDAMTRSVELARERFERLKVESTGAAGALALTRNESLALTYTINDVVASLSSGASPMTIMMQQGGQLTQAFGGVRGTFEKLLPMLARFAPLAAGAGAAALAFKEVLGSYEELKKINEGASSVGVSTDLFQIWINHATRLRLTVEDAEKAIVHAGQTLAGQVDNFSALSLDGGKSRVAERANNLSDVIGRDVPSKGLAADAATLDEMHRAALQLVQDYLAAVNELDGHGRLLDANQARLEAITAATEVWGDAGRKIAEGLRDGTITADEFLSKSEDAGRVWSDEILEAQTRVSQEITTANEHLSRALNPATEELQKLTINVLHAWADVVDKIASAVEWAHKWLTIMRAASGVVSGIVRDGGLAPASGPATSGRMGRIVSLEGDTSEGHSMRDLTGDSAPLPPSRPEGLGKAAPAARGGRASRAGAKEAHDELKGYLESLEKTIALLDAEAGAQGKSNAGKERAIDLAKAEEIAKERGRPLTQAEIDAVTALADRHAALRARIDETREAQRAANEQSRFFAETAFGAIDRLTTGTAKLTDVVQSLARSLAQAALKAALLGEGPLAGLIGAQGQNGAIGRLFGQLSSGLSGGFAGYFAEGGAIPSGQWGIVGERGPEMVYAGVSGANVFPAVSAASLARASGTVNNSKVVHSPINVTIQTPNAQSFARSEGQIAATLARAVAMGQRGL; encoded by the coding sequence ATGACCGATATCAAAGAAACAATCGAACTGAGCCTGAAGGCGACCGGGTTCGACAAGGGTGCCGCCGACGTGAAGGCGCTTGGCGCGTCGGAAAAGGATGCGGCGACGCAAGCCGAATTGCTCGCCCGCGCGCAAACGACCGTCGAGAAATCGCTGACCCGCGTTCAATCTCGCATGGTAGCTTACACGGCTTCGCTCGATCCGGCCGAAAAGGCGCTGAAGAAACTTGAGCAGGGCGAGGCCATCGTCGCGGCGGCGCGCTCGCGCGGCCTCACGGTTACGGACGCAATGACGCGCTCGGTCGAACTGGCGCGCGAGCGTTTCGAGCGGCTCAAGGTCGAGTCGACCGGCGCAGCCGGCGCTCTCGCCCTTACACGAAATGAAAGCCTCGCCCTGACCTATACGATTAACGACGTCGTCGCGTCGCTATCGTCTGGCGCGTCGCCGATGACGATCATGATGCAACAGGGCGGGCAATTGACGCAGGCTTTCGGCGGCGTGCGCGGGACGTTCGAAAAGCTTCTACCCATGCTCGCGCGCTTCGCGCCGCTCGCCGCCGGCGCGGGCGCGGCGGCGCTCGCCTTCAAGGAAGTTCTAGGATCTTACGAAGAGCTGAAAAAGATAAACGAGGGCGCGTCGAGCGTCGGCGTATCGACCGATCTTTTTCAAATCTGGATAAACCACGCGACGCGCCTTCGCCTCACGGTCGAAGACGCCGAAAAGGCCATCGTTCACGCCGGGCAAACGCTCGCCGGGCAAGTCGATAATTTTTCCGCCTTGAGCCTCGACGGCGGAAAGTCGCGCGTCGCCGAGCGGGCCAACAATCTGTCCGACGTCATCGGCCGCGACGTTCCGTCAAAAGGCCTCGCGGCCGATGCGGCGACGCTCGACGAAATGCACCGCGCCGCCCTGCAGCTTGTGCAAGACTATCTGGCGGCGGTGAATGAACTCGACGGCCATGGCCGTTTGCTCGACGCCAACCAGGCGCGCCTTGAAGCCATAACCGCCGCAACCGAAGTATGGGGCGACGCGGGCCGCAAGATCGCGGAAGGGCTGCGCGACGGAACGATTACCGCCGACGAATTTCTTTCGAAGAGCGAAGACGCGGGCCGCGTATGGAGCGACGAAATCCTCGAGGCGCAAACGCGTGTTTCGCAAGAGATCACGACCGCAAACGAGCATTTGTCGCGGGCGCTCAACCCGGCGACGGAAGAGCTGCAAAAGCTGACGATCAACGTCTTGCACGCATGGGCCGACGTCGTGGACAAAATCGCGAGCGCTGTCGAATGGGCGCATAAATGGCTCACAATCATGCGAGCGGCGTCGGGCGTCGTGAGCGGTATCGTGCGGGATGGCGGCCTCGCGCCAGCGTCAGGGCCAGCAACCTCGGGGCGCATGGGCCGCATCGTCTCGCTTGAGGGCGACACGAGCGAAGGTCACTCTATGCGCGACCTGACGGGGGATTCCGCGCCCTTGCCGCCCTCGCGCCCGGAAGGACTCGGCAAGGCTGCGCCGGCGGCGCGCGGCGGCCGCGCAAGCCGCGCGGGCGCGAAAGAGGCTCATGACGAACTGAAAGGCTATCTCGAAAGCCTTGAGAAGACGATTGCGCTGCTCGACGCCGAGGCCGGCGCGCAAGGCAAATCGAACGCCGGGAAAGAGCGCGCGATCGATCTGGCGAAGGCTGAAGAAATCGCCAAGGAGCGCGGCCGCCCGCTCACGCAAGCGGAAATCGACGCGGTAACGGCTCTCGCCGATCGTCACGCGGCCTTGCGCGCGCGTATCGACGAAACGCGCGAGGCGCAGCGGGCGGCGAACGAGCAGAGCCGCTTTTTCGCCGAAACGGCCTTTGGCGCGATCGACCGGTTAACGACCGGGACGGCGAAACTGACAGATGTTGTGCAATCGCTCGCGCGGTCGCTCGCGCAAGCCGCGCTGAAAGCGGCGCTGCTCGGCGAGGGACCGCTTGCCGGACTCATTGGAGCCCAAGGCCAAAATGGCGCGATCGGCAGGCTTTTTGGTCAGCTATCCAGTGGGTTGAGCGGCGGTTTTGCGGGGTACTTCGCCGAAGGCGGCGCGATTCCTTCCGGCCAATGGGGCATCGTCGGCGAGCGCGGGCCGGAAATGGTTTATGCGGGCGTTAGTGGCGCGAATGTCTTCCCGGCGGTCTCGGCCGCGTCATTGGCGCGCGCCAGCGGAACCGTCAACAACTCGAAGGTAGTTCACAGTCCCATCAACGTGACGATCCAGACACCGAACGCGCAGAGCTTCGCCCGCAGTGAAGGCCAGATAGCAGCGACGCTCGCCCGCGCCGTGGCCATGGGCCAGCGGGGGCTTTGA
- a CDS encoding cupin domain-containing protein, with protein MSALDGLPAQEIVRLLDLAPHPEGGFYRETFRDPAAVGRRAVSTAIYYLLPDGQVSAWHRVDAAELWHFYAGAPLEVSLFDAGERRVHRLGVDLAAGERPQAIVPAGVWQSAKSLGAWTLVGCTVAPGFEFARFEIAAPGSIPDEA; from the coding sequence ATGAGCGCGCTCGACGGCCTTCCGGCGCAGGAGATCGTGCGCCTGCTCGATCTCGCCCCGCATCCCGAGGGCGGGTTCTATCGCGAGACCTTTCGAGATCCCGCCGCCGTCGGCAGACGCGCGGTCTCGACGGCGATCTATTATCTGCTGCCCGATGGACAGGTTTCGGCCTGGCATAGGGTGGACGCCGCGGAGCTGTGGCACTTCTATGCCGGCGCGCCGCTCGAAGTGTCCCTGTTCGACGCGGGCGAGCGCAGGGTCCATCGGCTCGGCGTCGATCTTGCCGCCGGGGAGCGGCCGCAGGCGATCGTGCCGGCCGGCGTCTGGCAGTCGGCGAAAAGCCTCGGCGCCTGGACGCTTGTCGGCTGCACCGTGGCGCCGGGCTTCGAATTCGCCCGTTTCGAGATCGCAGCGCCGGGATCGATCCCTGACGAGGCCTGA
- a CDS encoding DUF2905 domain-containing protein: MPKLLILAGVTLIALGLVWMAGERFGLGRLPGDIMLERGNFRVYFPITTSILLSVLLSAVFWLLNR; the protein is encoded by the coding sequence ATGCCCAAACTATTGATTCTGGCTGGCGTGACGCTGATCGCGCTGGGCCTTGTCTGGATGGCCGGCGAACGCTTCGGCCTGGGCCGCCTCCCCGGCGACATCATGCTGGAGCGCGGGAACTTCCGTGTCTATTTCCCGATCACGACCTCGATTTTGCTGAGCGTCCTGCTGAGCGCCGTCTTCTGGCTGCTCAACCGTTGA
- a CDS encoding alpha/beta hydrolase — MAAAIDGPRVQAKSGKPRQLVVFLHGYGADGNDLIEIGRQWRSFLPDADFVAPHAPERCAMSPMGRQWFPLTMRDQTERWRGCIAARPTLDAFLDAELEKRGLDERALALVGFSQGTMMALHTGLRRRVAPRAIVGYSGVLVLGPDQPGGERPHQEPPPAVLLAHGEEDEMIPVEALMMSANALADMNVPTQWHLSAGLGHGIDNAGLIHGALFLAQSFGVRVDFSPRGR, encoded by the coding sequence ATGGCGGCGGCGATCGACGGTCCGAGAGTTCAGGCAAAATCGGGAAAACCCCGCCAGCTCGTCGTCTTCCTGCACGGCTATGGCGCGGACGGGAACGATCTCATCGAGATCGGCCGGCAATGGCGGTCCTTCCTGCCCGACGCGGATTTCGTCGCCCCCCATGCGCCCGAGCGTTGCGCCATGTCGCCGATGGGGCGGCAGTGGTTTCCGCTGACCATGCGCGATCAGACCGAGCGCTGGCGCGGCTGCATCGCGGCTCGCCCGACGCTCGACGCCTTTCTCGACGCAGAGCTGGAAAAGCGCGGCCTCGATGAGCGGGCGCTCGCGCTCGTCGGCTTCAGCCAGGGCACGATGATGGCGCTGCATACGGGCCTGCGCCGGCGCGTCGCGCCGCGCGCCATCGTCGGCTATTCGGGCGTTCTCGTCCTCGGCCCGGATCAGCCCGGCGGCGAGCGCCCGCATCAGGAGCCGCCGCCCGCCGTCCTTCTCGCCCATGGCGAGGAGGATGAAATGATTCCCGTCGAGGCGCTGATGATGTCGGCAAATGCGCTCGCCGACATGAATGTGCCGACGCAATGGCACCTTTCCGCAGGACTCGGCCACGGCATCGACAACGCCGGCCTCATCCATGGCGCGCTGTTTCTGGCGCAGTCCTTCGGGGTGCGCGTCGACTTTTCTCCGCGCGGGCGTTGA
- the gloB gene encoding hydroxyacylglutathione hydrolase: MPIEVVQFTCLTDNFGLLVHDVATGATASVDAPDGAAIAAEAERRGWPLTHLLLTHHHLDHIEGAEALKKRFPQMKIVGAKKDAHRLPPLDIAVGDGDGVMLGASRARVIETPGHTLGHVAYHFADDDAVFVGDTLFSLGCGRVFEGTMEQMRLSLETLANLPGETRIYCGHEYTQTNAKFALTVDPENPVLLDRANSVNELRAAGKFTLPSTIALENATNPFLRVEDPLVKKAMGMDDANPFAVFAEMRERKNRFVA; encoded by the coding sequence ATGCCGATTGAGGTTGTACAATTCACCTGCCTGACGGACAATTTCGGCCTGCTGGTCCACGATGTCGCCACGGGCGCGACGGCGAGCGTCGATGCGCCCGACGGCGCGGCCATCGCGGCCGAGGCCGAGCGGCGCGGCTGGCCGCTCACCCATCTGCTGCTCACGCATCACCATCTCGATCACATCGAGGGGGCGGAAGCGCTGAAGAAGCGCTTCCCGCAGATGAAGATCGTCGGCGCGAAAAAGGACGCCCACCGCCTGCCGCCGCTCGACATCGCCGTCGGGGACGGAGACGGGGTCATGCTCGGCGCCTCCCGCGCGCGCGTGATCGAGACGCCCGGCCACACGCTCGGCCATGTCGCCTATCATTTCGCGGACGACGACGCGGTTTTCGTCGGCGACACGCTGTTTTCGCTGGGCTGCGGCCGCGTGTTCGAGGGTACGATGGAACAGATGCGCCTTTCCCTGGAAACGCTCGCCAATCTGCCGGGCGAGACGCGCATCTATTGCGGACACGAATATACGCAGACCAACGCGAAATTCGCGCTGACGGTCGATCCCGAAAACCCCGTCCTGCTCGACCGCGCCAACAGCGTCAACGAATTGCGCGCCGCCGGAAAATTCACCCTGCCGTCGACGATCGCGCTCGAGAACGCCACGAACCCCTTCCTTCGCGTCGAAGACCCGCTCGTAAAGAAGGCGATGGGCATGGACGACGCCAATCCCTTCGCCGTCTTCGCCGAGATGCGCGAGCGCAAGAACCGTTTCGTCGCATGA
- a CDS encoding DUF5765 domain-containing protein → MCWSGEASTVLAATGIAGAAYSALKKDPEPLALWVCLLYFASMESLQAVAYSVLNQCDSPLNQMMTMFGYLHITFQPFFINAVALYFMPKDSARVIAPWVYFACFLSAIAMLIQLYPFSWAGHCAAGRPLCGDVLCTVRGEWHIAWLLPTNGIGNSMADNAYLGRGYLSYPLTAFLLPSLIGSWRFTLFSYLAGPFLAGLTTSNINEWPAVWCLFSIGLVLAIIKTPLRYHLHVGDPWWMMIWKWWKRRKAAHAPAVAAPVEAPALAKLEEPAE, encoded by the coding sequence ATGTGCTGGAGCGGAGAAGCCTCTACTGTATTGGCGGCCACCGGAATCGCGGGGGCGGCCTATTCCGCGCTGAAGAAAGACCCAGAGCCCCTGGCGCTTTGGGTCTGCCTGCTGTATTTCGCCAGCATGGAGTCGCTCCAGGCGGTCGCCTATTCTGTGCTGAACCAGTGCGATTCGCCATTAAATCAGATGATGACCATGTTCGGTTATCTTCACATAACTTTTCAGCCGTTCTTTATTAACGCCGTCGCTCTTTATTTCATGCCCAAGGACAGCGCCAGGGTCATCGCGCCGTGGGTCTATTTCGCCTGCTTCCTCTCCGCCATCGCCATGCTGATCCAGCTTTATCCGTTCAGCTGGGCGGGGCATTGCGCGGCGGGCCGTCCGCTCTGCGGCGACGTGCTCTGCACGGTGCGCGGCGAATGGCACATCGCCTGGCTGCTTCCGACCAACGGCATCGGCAACAGCATGGCCGACAACGCCTATCTCGGCCGCGGCTATCTCTCCTATCCGCTGACCGCCTTCCTGCTCCCGAGCCTCATCGGCAGCTGGCGCTTCACCCTGTTCTCCTATCTCGCCGGTCCGTTCCTCGCGGGCCTGACGACCAGCAACATCAACGAATGGCCGGCCGTCTGGTGCCTGTTCTCGATCGGCCTCGTGCTCGCCATCATCAAGACGCCGCTGCGCTACCATCTCCATGTCGGCGATCCGTGGTGGATGATGATCTGGAAGTGGTGGAAGCGCCGCAAGGCGGCCCATGCGCCGGCGGTCGCAGCGCCCGTGGAAGCGCCCGCCCTCGCGAAGCTCGAGGAGCCGGCGGAGTAA
- a CDS encoding helix-turn-helix transcriptional regulator, with translation MARAALNWTLADLADASGVHRNTISNFETGKYAGSEEALAAIRAALESAGIVFIDQNGAGPGVRLRDRIG, from the coding sequence ATGGCTAGGGCCGCGCTAAATTGGACATTAGCGGACCTTGCAGACGCGTCCGGTGTCCACCGAAACACGATTTCTAATTTTGAAACCGGCAAATATGCGGGTAGCGAGGAAGCGTTAGCCGCCATCCGCGCCGCACTCGAATCGGCCGGTATCGTTTTCATTGACCAGAACGGCGCCGGCCCCGGCGTGCGGCTCCGGGACCGTATCGGATAA